From Solanum stenotomum isolate F172 unplaced genomic scaffold, ASM1918654v1 scaffold32449, whole genome shotgun sequence, the proteins below share one genomic window:
- the LOC125852103 gene encoding uncharacterized protein LOC125852103, translated as MGAKLTVIENRCNDDIEIRVWVPPARPDKFQSIIRIEANGGWKEVNSKNFIYGDATILNDDDDEFVSSTMLMIYADGVYTGFYFLLTDLAKYAKIICNRNEEGIFVVEGIKPTFNFCRFKGCAFFPYLRGNKKEMI; from the exons ATGGGTGCTAAGCTTACAGTTATAGAAAATAGGTGCAACGATGATATTGAAATTAGAGTTTGGGTTCCTCCGGCTCGACCCGACAAATTTCAAAGCATAATTAGAATTGAAGCAAATGGTGGATGGAAGGAAGTGAATTCCAAGAATTTCATCTATGGAGACGCTACAATTcttaatgatgatgatgatgaatttGTGTCGTCTACTATGTTAATGATTTATGCTGATGGTGTTTATACAGGATTTTACTTTCTTCTAACGGATTTGGCTAAATATGCTAAAATCATCTGTAACAGAAATGAAGAAGGGATTTTTGTTGTTGAAGGAATCAAACCGACATTCAACTTCTGCAGATTCAA GGGCTGCGCCTTTTTTCCCTATCTCAGAGGAAACAAAAAGGAGATGATTTAA